In Thermodesulfobacteriota bacterium, the sequence AGGAAGCACACCCATCTCCTGGTCCTCGGGATCGGCGGATCGGCCCTGGGGACCCGGGCGGTGCACGAGGCGCTGGGGGGGGCGGCCGCGCGGAACGGGATGCGGCTGACGGTCGCGGACAACGTGGATCCCGACGTTTTCGTGCCCCTCCTCGCGTCGCACCCGATGAAGAAGACCGTCGTCGTGGCGATCAGCAAGTCGGGCGGGACCGCGGAAACCAACGCCCAGCTTTCCATGGCGATCGCCGCGCTGAAGAAAGCGGCCGGGAGGAAGTGGAAGGAGCAGCTCATCCTCGTCACCGACCCGGAAAAGGGCGTCTTCCGCAGGATGGCCGAGACCGACGGGATCCGCAGCTACGCCGTCCCCCCGAACGTGGGAGGGCGGTTCTCCGTGCTTTCCCCCGTGGGGCTCCTCCCGCTTTCCATGGCGGGCGTGCGGATCGGGAAGCTCCTCGCCGGCGCGGCCCAGATGGAATCGATCTTCCGTCACACGAAGGGGACCGACAACCCGGTCCGGTTCGCCTCCGCCGTGTACGCCCATTACCTTTACCAGGTCCCGAAGCCGGTCCAGGTCTGGTTCACGTACGGCGCGGGGCTCGACCGGGTCGCGGAATGGTGGCAGCAGCTCTGGGGGGAGAGCCTCGGCAAGAAGCGCTCCTGCGGCAGCCCGGTGGGGCAGACGCCCGCCCGGGCCCTCGGCGTCACCGACCAGCACTCCCAGGTGCAGCTCTACCAGGACGGTCCCGGCGACAAGGTGTTCACCTTCGTCCGATGGATGAAAGGGAGGGAGAAGGGGAACATCCCCAAGGCGGCGTTCGCCCCCGACATGGCGATGCTCGGCGGCCGGCCGCTGAGGGATCTCTTCGACGCGGAGTTCGAGGGAACGATCGGCGCCTTGTGGGCCGCGGGAAGGCCCATAGTGCGGATGGAGATCGGCGCGAGGGACGAAGAGCACGTCGGCGCGTTCCTCCATTTCTGGGAGTGGGTGACGGCGATCGTGGGGGAATGCGCCGGGGTCGATCCCTTCGACCAGCCCGGCGTGGAGGAAGGGAAAAAGATCGCCCGCGCGCTGATGGGGGAGCGGGGATCGGAGGAGCGCCGGGCCGAGTTCGACCGCCGGCTCTCCGGGATCCGGAGGGCGGAGATCCGGATCGGGACGGATCTCCCCGCGCGCCGCGGGAGGAAATAGTTGGCGGGGCGCATCCGGCCTCTGCCGGACGACCTGGTCAATCGGATCGCCGCGGGAGAGGTGGTTGAGCGCCCCGCGTCGGTCCTGAAGGAACTGCTGGAGAACGCGGTCGACTCGGGCGCGGGGACCGTCGAGGCGCAGGTCTCCGGCCCCTTCCCGTTCACGCTGCGGGTGACGGACGACGGGTGCGGCATGACCCGGGAAGAGGCGGAGCTCGCGCTGCGGAGGCATACCACGAGCAAGATCGCGTCGGCCGACGACCTCGACCGCATCGCGAGCTTCGGATTCCGGGGGGAGGCGCTCCCGTCGATCGCCTCCGTGTCGCGGCTCGCCCTGGTGACGAGGCCCGCCGGGGCGCCGGCCGCCTCTGAGCTGAAGGCGGAGGGGGGAGA encodes:
- a CDS encoding glucose-6-phosphate isomerase (catalyzes the formation of D-fructose 6-phosphate from D-glucose 6-phosphate), whose protein sequence is RKHTHLLVLGIGGSALGTRAVHEALGGAAARNGMRLTVADNVDPDVFVPLLASHPMKKTVVVAISKSGGTAETNAQLSMAIAALKKAAGRKWKEQLILVTDPEKGVFRRMAETDGIRSYAVPPNVGGRFSVLSPVGLLPLSMAGVRIGKLLAGAAQMESIFRHTKGTDNPVRFASAVYAHYLYQVPKPVQVWFTYGAGLDRVAEWWQQLWGESLGKKRSCGSPVGQTPARALGVTDQHSQVQLYQDGPGDKVFTFVRWMKGREKGNIPKAAFAPDMAMLGGRPLRDLFDAEFEGTIGALWAAGRPIVRMEIGARDEEHVGAFLHFWEWVTAIVGECAGVDPFDQPGVEEGKKIARALMGERGSEERRAEFDRRLSGIRRAEIRIGTDLPARRGRK